In Gouania willdenowi unplaced genomic scaffold, fGouWil2.1 scaffold_54_arrow_ctg1, whole genome shotgun sequence, one DNA window encodes the following:
- the LOC114460595 gene encoding transcription factor 7-like — MKLQYTLQGGQQLPLLEDSKKTKKIQKEKEAEGLVIKNAFTLFIKEKRENVEKELGVITSTEVNKLLAERWNLLAPDQREKYIAEATVDAILYAMKNPGRSHKINYRNKRKQSRAKGVHAKKTK, encoded by the exons ATGAAACTCCAGTATACGCTGCAGGGTGGACAACAGCTCCCACTTTTGGAGGACAGTAA AAAGACAAAGAAGATtcagaaggagaaggaggcagAGGGGCTGGTCATCAAAAACGCCTTCACGCTCTTCATTAAAGAGAAAAGGGAGAATGTGGAAAAGGAGCTGGGCGTGATTACGAGCACTGAGGTGAACAAACTTCTTGCTGAACGG TGGAATTTGTTGGCACCAGatcaaagagaaaaatatattgctGAAGCGACAGTGGATGCTATCCTCTACGCCATGAAGAACCCCGGCCGCAGTCACAAAATCAACTAT AGAAACAAGAGGAAACAAAGTCGGGCCAAAGGTGTTCAtgctaaaaaaactaaataa
- the LOC114460605 gene encoding elongin-C-like has product MMDGEQRACEGPDSMYVKLISSDDHEFIVKREHALVSGTIKAMLSGPGQIAENETNEIKFREIPSQVLLKVCEYFTYKAQHTNSSTEVPDFPVSPEISMELIIAANFLDC; this is encoded by the exons ATGATGG ACGGTGAACAGAGAGCCTGTGAAGGACCAGATTCTATGTATGTGAAGCTGATTTCCTCAGACGACCATGAATTCATTGTGAAAAGAGAACACGCCCTGGTATCAGGGACAATCAAAGCCATGTTGAGTGGGCCAG GACAAATTGCTGAGAATGAAACCAACGAGATAAAGTTCAGGGAGATTCCCTCTCAAGTCCTGTTGAAGGTCTGTGAGTATTTCACCTACAAGGCCCAGCACACCAACAGCTCCACAGAGGTACCCGACTTCCCCGTCTCTCCAGAGATCAGCATGGAACTGATCATTGCTGCAAACTTTTTGGATTGTTAA